Below is a genomic region from Phragmites australis chromosome 20, lpPhrAust1.1, whole genome shotgun sequence.
agtcccctccaccgctctgtgattttattcagtagctcgacaatgagcaaaatgactcacagaagctgtgggtcgacatgaacatgagctGGAGAaaggaagcgtacgcacgtcgggagtacgagcaacagcaagaggaacttcgtctcaagcgggaggaagaagagcgcatgaggaaggcgacgcacgaccgtaccgtggctcaggctcgagaggctgagagggaacggaagcgggagagagcccgccgtgctaaggcggcaggtcccgatgccctccgaaagggaaagtatcctagatgcacgcagtagagagtacctaatgtaacccgatatactttccttccctaaggcatgttatgattaggatcggcgcactaataaggtcttagtgcgaatcGTACATGCCacatttgtttcctcatcgtgtcgtcgcggttacaatGTATTATAATGTTTTCACCATatgttcaatactatgtttgtcctcgttcgtaccccatacccacgtaaaatgctacaactactaattactgattttttttcctcctgttattacataacctactccaaatttaatttcttaatttccttacaccccttcttttttttcttcaattacaaaaataatacatttttataggataaaatagaaaaaaattaatttcatatgaaaaaaacCCCTAACCATCCTCTCAGAAAGCggctaggggctaaccgccccccaGGGCCGgacggttagcccctcttgccgccggcctaaccgccctctgaaagggcggtggacgcctacttttgcaaatcttttcgccgggaatctatttatttaaatttaaactcgaaaaaatataaaaaactccATAATCATGTGCCTGTGGAGCCCACAGCCCCACAAAACAGGCAGCTTACTCCTTCAGTGGTTAAAGTAGCCTGCCAGTGAGATGTGCCAGATCAAACATTTGCTTCATTCCAAATCAACACACAAACAAATCATTACTTCACAAGTCAGGTTAGAGCCACCGCGGAGAAAAAGGAGAAGCTAAAAATAAAAGgacaaaaataagaaaaagggaaaaaagagcaAAAATAGAAGCTCCAGGATACTTCCTAAAATGCCGCATCCATGCTTCGATCTTGTTAATACACTACTAGTAAATACCATCTACTGTCCACCTTTTCGCCGCAGAGAAACTGAGAACTCGTCTCTCGCTAGGTGTTCTTGTATCATCACTCCTAATCGAGTAGATACCTAAGCCTTCTATAATTAAAAGCACTCCATATTTTGGCTGTTCTTCAACTGCAAATTGAAAAATACTATGTGAGTCATAGGAATTATATGTGCAAATGGATTATGAAAGGGGAAGGAAACTAAGGAACAAGACCAATGGTATCCCCTAAATGGTAGCGACAACTTTGAAGGTTATATTGTGATGCAGTACACTACGATAGCTAATAAATCCTCCCAACATAGGCAATGCACGCATAACAACAGTAGCCTTGAACTAGTACTTCTTTTACTTCCAACTAGCTTAATAACCTTTAGAGGGACAAAAGAATTTCAGACTATATTAACAAATTAATGAGGTTTCCAAGGAGATTCATTCTGGATcagtgttttctttttcttttgcattCTCTAATGCATGCAATCAAAATGACTGTTTCGTAGAATATTTGACATTAGCAATCAAAATGAACTGTAGACTTTCCCTCAACAAATATGCAAATGTACCCATAATAGCCCATCAAATTGTACACTATATCTGCCCACGAAAAAAAAGGCATGTTACCCACAGCAAGTCAACAATCACAGGGATTGGCACCACACACACGCATGATAATTTTTCTGTTAAGCATTTGCGTTTGTAATATGTAAATAGTTGGGGAAAATGTACAGCTAAAATGGCGAAAATGTACAGCTAAAATGGCCAATGGATGCATTATGAGCATTGACCCAATCCTTCCATGATGTGTAACCAGTCACCACAGTCACCTCTGAAAATCACATGATGTTCACGCAACATACCAGATTATAACAGGGGAACCCTCCCCTATAAACATTCACATTTGTAAATCGCACACAattaaaaactagctaaaattGCTGGCCTAGCGATCAAAGTtggttgcaggcttgcagcttTGACATTCTCTCAAGTATGTAGATCAGGACAAAGGATTAGAAAACAGAAAGATTTAGGAAAAGATATCTTTACCCCAATGCAGCATATGGACTAGTTTTGCCATCCTATGGAGAGTAAGCTTTTGAGTCGACTACTGGATATCCTCTGCAAAGCCTTCTTTGCGCCAGGCACCTCGGCATCAGCCAGTTTCTGTAGATGCTGGCAAGAACCAGCATCCACAAGCTTTCGTCGTGTTCCATTCCCACCACCCATGGCAAGTGCTAGAAAGATTGAAACTGGGTACTTTTTATCGATCTCCTCATTCTGGGGGTCAAGCATTTGCACTAACCTGGTTACACACTTCCCATCCCTGACAAAACCCTTCCGATTGGACTTCAAGGTAAGCAAAGCAAGCAGTGCACGTCCAGCTGACTCCTGTACTGTTGCTGGCTTAGCCACCTCCATCATCTTAACCAGTGTACCGATGCATGGAGACATGCAATGCCTGGTGTCATCGCTCACAGTAGGTGCAAGGTCAGCAACCATATCAGCGGCCATTTGTTGCATCAGGATGCTACCACAGCAGCATATGAGGTCTGTAATTTGTGCGAAGAAGAGAGGCGACGAACAGAGGGTTCTTGCAGCAGCAGGGACGGATGTAAGTGCATGGATAGCGCGCAGTACAGAATCCTGGAGATCCTGGTCAGAAGCGATATGCAGCGCTTGCAACAGTGGCGGCAATGCACCTGCTTGCACAATCTGGCTCTGTGTCTCGTGGTCTCCCATGGAAGCAAGCGACCAGAAGCAGAGAGCAGCACTCTTCTGCATGCCAGCAGTGCCACTCGCGAGCAGATCAACAAGAACTGGCAAACCACCCTCCTCCACCAGAGCCAAGCGGACATCATCGATGGAAGCCACATTCTTGAGCGCCGCCACAGCAAGTGCCTGCACAGCGGGAGATCCGGAGCTAGGACGGCACGCATTAATCAAGATGGACACTCCTCCATACGCCGACAGAGCCCACGCGCTGCCTGCGTCGGCAGTGATGGCCACaacggccgccgcggcgcgctccCGCGTAGCCGGCGCCAAGCCCGAGTCAAGCACGCGCAGCAGCGGGCCGAGGCCGCCTTCGTCGAACACCACCCTCCGAGACGCGGCGCCGGCAGTGGCGAGGTGGGCCACGGCCGCGACAGCGCTGTCCCGCAATGCCGAGTGGGACGACGAGTCGAGCAGGCGGAGCAGCGCGGCAACGTCCCCGTCGGCGGCGACGACCTGCGCGGCCTCCGCGGCGGGGTTGTCgctcagcagctccagcagcgACGCGAGCGCCTTGAGCTTGAGGTCCAGCCCCCCGATCTGGAGCCTTGCGAAGGCGTCCCGGACGAAGAGCGACTTATCAGCGCGCGACGCCGCCGATGCCGGCACCTGCAGCACGATGGCGTTGGGGGATGACGCCGTCGACGAATCGACGGAGAGCAGACCCGAGCGGAGGAGAAGCGAGAGGTCGTGGAGGAAGAGCGAGAGCGAGGAGGCGGCCATGTCGAGGTCGCTCTGGAGGCGGAGCCGACCCCCGGGGAGGCCGGGGTCCTGGCACCGGACCGAGAGCGCGTGGAGGGAGCGGAGCGCCGGGAGGAGAGACGCCACCAGGTCGGCGAAGAGCGGGTACGCGGAGGCAGAGGCAGGCACGGCCGCGAGGGAGGACTGGAGCGCGAGCAGCGTGCCGTGAAGCGCGCGCCACCGGGAGTGGAGCGCCTTGACCGACGCCGCCGCTAGGAGGAGCGGCGGCAGGAGGGCGTGCACGATCTGCGCTAGCGCGtccgcggcggccggcggaggCGGGGAGATCGGCGGCGTCATGGCCGGCGATGGCGACGGGAGGCGGGAGGGGAGTAGGAGTGGAGAAAGCGAGGggaagagcggcggcggcggcggcggtagcaCATCACATGGAGTGGAGTCGTGGGGGGGGGGTGTGGGACGGACGGACACGATTCGCTTCCGCGGGAAGGAAAGCTGTAAAGCGGGGGCGGGAGCTGGCCGTCGTGTCCGCGAAGCACGCGCGAGGACGGCGCATCGCAGGCTTCTTGGACACTGATATTTTGGCCCCACAACTACGGGTACATGGTTGTCAATGTGATGCGTGTAGGCTTGACGCGTGAGTTTCGGGGATGTGGGCAGACCTCGCGAGTGGAATCTCGTGGAGAATAGTGAATGGTGCAGTCTGCTGTCATGTGGGGTCCGTTTATGTGGGGTAACTTCGTCAGTGGAATGGTTGAAGCGTGAGTGGGTGGGTGCAGATTTGTTTGTGGGGAGGGGTAACAGCTGTCTGAGGGGTGGGCGGGGTCCGGATGCCTCGGGTTCACGCGGGCAGAAGTGCGCTTTTCTTTAGCAGACTGCACTAGATGGGTGGTGTTTATTGTAGGCACAGTCCAAATACTGTATCTTATCATATTATGGGTCGTATTTAAGATGAGCTTATGATATGACGTGTCGTATGACATGTCTGAATCGGATGGGTACGAATATGATACGAATAGTATGGACACGTCTCAATACGTCTGGGCCTATTCAAGCACGATCGGCCCATCAGGCATGGACACAGTACGGCCCTTCAAGAGCCCTTACGTGTGGGGTCGATTCGGCAGGGCACGTTCGGCACGAGTGGTCTGGCTAGGTATGTAGACTTGTAGAGGCACGATCGGGTTAACTAATTGAATAAGCATCGTACGGCCTGTTTAACTTGTtaacttatttattttaaattttgtagtTGTTTTGTGACcgattcatttttttaaaatttccaTTTTTTAGCAATAAATAGAAAACCACCATACATGCCATTCCATTCCACACTAGCAACATCATTagctctcttcttttctcctctcattcttgtctcaaagttcttaaGAATTTACGATAACTTGGCataattagtttgaattattgtcAAAAATTCGAGAAATTACAACACTCTCATCCTGCTATCTTGAAGAAATCTAGGTGATTTTCTGAATCGTtattctttcttgtttcttccatTCTTTATTTgtaatttgattatttctaactctgaatatttgaatttttttaagcgTCATTTGACATTAACCATAAAATGCTAGTGGTTATGATTATAATAATACGTTCAtcaattatgatttttttcttcaaaaactcGAACGAGACTACAACTCATTTAATAGtggtgctgcaggtgatgaacCCGATGGTGACCCTTGAGCAACACCTCcgtcgtcaggctctacaagtgcacacacgTCAGCAAGCACCGGCTCTAAAATACCAAGTACTtctgaagtttggcaagacttcgaaaagatctacagagAGGAAGACAGGGTAAATGTCAGGTATGccaagtgttatatttgtaaaaataaattatctgCAAAGTTCTCAAGTGGAACGAGATATTTGAAGAGGCACACCACAACTTACAAGCGAAAGAGTTGAGCAACTATGAAGCATAcagtgttgcagtacaaccctaATGACCCTTTTCATCATTAGGAGTATGATTCCGTCAATGCATGAAAGGAGCTATGCTGCTTTATTGCAATAGCGGATTTACCACTCAACATCAGtaagtctgctgcatttgaataTTATATCAAGCAAGCTCATAATGCTTTACACACGTTTTTAGACacacaactagtagggatatgggaaaatattacaatatatgtcgtagcaagcttaaagaaatgttgcaaacatgtacattttcagttgttTTGACCTCgaacatatgggcaggtagagCTAGATATGATTATCTTAATGTgattgctcattttgttaataatgattggaaactagaaactagaataataggtttttggTTGGCTGACAACGCGCATACTGGTAAAAATATTGCTGCAAAAACATTTCAAGTAGTCAAAGACTTTGATCTCAcagataaaaatattttctatcactttagataatatcAGTACAAACTCTAGAGCAATTGATATTCTTACTCTTTTGTTTAGTACATATcatgaatctttcttgttacatcaacgttgtgcttgtcatattatcaatcttatagtaaaatccagtTCGAATAGGTTGTCGCAATACCTAAACGATTtttgtactgcaatatcttttatgAATGCCTCTAACTAACGAATTACAACATATAAGCAATACCGTGTTGCGATGAGTGTGCGTCCATTTAATTTGCTGTAGATATACcggtaagatggaactctacttttttatgctaaaaaatattgtaccatataagagcacatttggtgtatTACTGTGCTTATTCATATGCACTATCATCACATGGGGTCGCACTTTATGCACGAAAgagcattggtatgttgccgaaaggatactagagttttttgaatttttttatgattgaacCGTGAGTTTATCGAGAGTTTAATatcaacatcttgtttagtagtgcataatattattgaaattacTACTCATTTAAAaagctatgaaaatgacaatcttctaagataTTGTGTAGTttctatgaaatctaaattcttaaagtattgaaaataaattcctttgttgtacatCTTTGTCTTTATTTTAGATTCTAGAGTTAAAATTGTATTTTCTATAGAGTTCTCTTAATTCTAGGTAATTCTCTTAGCCATGATtgttctaattattatactaatattagTTGTAAGTTATCCAAAGTTTATAGTAAATGTAacgaaccgtccaaataatattctaattaatcaccaaaaggatcattattcataatcacaacatcgatgattaaccagaatatcatcctggtagtcccagcatgtgttttgtgcctaaaatctgaacacatgcatttccaacatatacatcacaacaaagcttaagaaagagtgaataattaacattatattacaagttattaagcatgcaacaagttattacaattcatagcaaaagagagttaggaggagactaagaccagctcaactcctaaccaacaaaagaagctAAGCAGCAAAATACTAAaattatacaacaaaaggaggatagagctatatgcccttaggctacATCATAAAAGCACGCCAACAGAGTAGGAtacactactcatgcccgctaCCATcctcggcaggcgtgaagtagtaAAAAACCAACTCCTTCTTGCCAGTAGCACCTAAaatagcagcgtgagtacgaagttactcgcaagacttaatccataaatggacatatataaataatccgacttcaaggattatgcatttggatattagcaagaaaaggccacatggttaagtaaagttcatatgcgaaagcaaatttgacataaacacgTGTGAGTATCTATACtagaccaaagtaacaaactagcccataaaTATCAACTGAACATAACGTAAACAAAACCATAGTGGTAACATCTATAACGAACCAcctcaacatctcaaccatacgaatccacattcgtaactctacgactgctgcaaatggacaaaagcatgctcatgaccaagagcgtggcacttcaaaatatttttacaccctgtaggggtactcctttacctacatgacttgaggactATACGGCTtacatgaccacacaggtccatataaggggtactcatgttaaCCTTTTCTAATAAACCCtgaccatttgaacatgcactAATAGGTGTGGGGATCATCcaaaactactcccggagcCAACTTGATACCCCAACCGGCCTCATGTCAGATACCATCAACCCGcacgccaaaaagccacagctacgaaggtaatcggcttataattcccatatgcgacatgtagtaagcacggaaagtgctaaagccaactgcaataacGATTGGTGTTTatacgatgcaagcggcctacggtgtcctgGTTTCTCTCCTGACCTatccaggggaactccacatccgggcaggagaaacacccgtaacaccacccacatctcgtctcatcctcaccactcatccaaccaacaccaacaacccatgATGCTGACATCCCAACTAGTCATGTAAACCAAGATGCTTCACCCCTAGTCCAAGGGCCGACGAAGCTGTGCCAAAAAGATATAATAAGAGGTGAACTCGCTTCTTACTGAGTTAAACTTTAATAAtgatgagaattttatactacatAAATGTTGTATATTTGTTTTGATAAGGTTTATTACCTGAAGAGAAGGACATTGCTTTGGATACAAAGGCCTACGAGCAGCACCCCATAATCCTCAACTAGCTCCGAGTAGCGCCGCATACTCCTCGACTAGTTCCGAGTAGCGCCGCGTGCtcttcgaccagctctgagcagTGCCGCGTGATCCTCGACCAATTCCGAGCAGTGCAACAAGATACTCGACCACAAAAGAAGAAACAACAACCACGAAGAGTAAGTGGTCGATCTCATCGACCACAAAGAAGGGGGCTCGACCGCCTCCACAACCTTCAACACTCTCAGTCTTGTGACAACTACTTCAACTTTTATGAGTCATACGACCAATCCTATGATGAGTCGGCATTCAtaatacacatggttggaaagataatcaagtctactttcacaCCCAGCAAATGGTTCATCATTTTGACTTCCTAATaacgagtaatggccaatttacTAAAGACTACCAGAAGCTGAATAGGCCACGTGAGACTCTTCAACTTTAGACCTTTCAGCTAGCTTATCTTCAAGGAAACTCCACCAAACTTTCATACCTAGCTACGAgggttgttcctagtataaatacccccttgtATCACTATTATAGGAGACTTTTTTGGATAATTAAAATATgaacccctttgttcagctgtgtgctaacaaattcAGAGAGTGATCTCCACCCCTTTGCTCTTGTGGTTTCCTCATGGAATTACAGAAGTGGCCGCGTCTTCGGCTCCCAATTTTTGCTCCTGTCTGTTGATTCCAGGTTGTGTTGGTTGGTTCTTTGAGAGagtggttgggcgaatcctcGATTCAGGTTACCAGTTAAAGACGGTGGTTGGCTTCGAGTTTTATTTTGCCAAGTTGCACTGTTATCCGACTGCTTGTAGCTAGTTATCTGGCTTATTTGAAGCTAGTTATATTGTTTGTGATCCTACGTTGTGAAGATCGGGACACCATCCGTATCATTTGGTGTCAGAGCTTCCATTGCCATGGTAGGATCATTTATCCCTATCTATATTTTGTGTTCGTCCTATCCACTAAAaagccaacaaaaaaaaataatagccttttgtttttgCATCTATTATTTGGGTGAGTTTAGTTAAGTTTCTATCCATTAGAGTCTTTGTTTTAGTTGCTGATCATCCATCCTTCGTGTGTCTTTTGTGCTGATCTATATTTTTGCGTCGTTTCATATATATAAGTTAGAGACCAAGTTCATCCTTTGCGAAAACTTTGATCCCATCAAGTTTTAGCTGCTGGTTGTGTTGGGTTTTATCTTTTAATTTGTGCTAGTCATATAT
It encodes:
- the LOC133902107 gene encoding uncharacterized protein LOC133902107 — protein: MTPPISPPPPAAADALAQIVHALLPPLLLAAASVKALHSRWRALHGTLLALQSSLAAVPASASAYPLFADLVASLLPALRSLHALSVRCQDPGLPGGRLRLQSDLDMAASSLSLFLHDLSLLLRSGLLSVDSSTASSPNAIVLQVPASAASRADKSLFVRDAFARLQIGGLDLKLKALASLLELLSDNPAAEAAQVVAADGDVAALLRLLDSSSHSALRDSAVAAVAHLATAGAASRRVVFDEGGLGPLLRVLDSGLAPATRERAAAAVVAITADAGSAWALSAYGGVSILINACRPSSGSPAVQALAVAALKNVASIDDVRLALVEEGGLPVLVDLLASGTAGMQKSAALCFWSLASMGDHETQSQIVQAGALPPLLQALHIASDQDLQDSVLRAIHALTSVPAAARTLCSSPLFFAQITDLICCCGSILMQQMAADMVADLAPTVSDDTRHCMSPCIGTLVKMMEVAKPATVQESAGRALLALLTLKSNRKGFVRDGKCVTRLVQMLDPQNEEIDKKYPVSIFLALAMGGGNGTRRKLVDAGSCQHLQKLADAEVPGAKKALQRISSSRLKSLLSIGWQN